The segment GGCTGTTGTTGCTGCAACTGCAGGCTACTCGGTTGAACAAATTACGGCTGCTTCCCCATTACTTCCGAATTCTGAGCCTGCAACAGCGATGGAGGATCCGCTCTATATCCAAATGACATTACGATCGGGTGCAGAAATTCGTCATAACGGAACAGTCGTAGTTGTTGGAGATCTCAATCCTGGAAGTTCGATCATTGCAGAAGGCGATATTTTAGTGTGGGGTCGCTTGCGAGGCGTAGCGCACGCAGGATGTAAAGGCAATGCAAAATGTCTCATCATGGCGCTGCAAATGGAGCCAACTCAGATTCGGATCGCGGATTATGTTGCTCGCGCCCCAGAAACGCCCCTTGCACAATATTTCCCTGAAGTCGCCTATGTTTCGCCTCAAGGAAGTATTCGGATTGCACGCGCAGCAGATTTTGCAGCACGGAAGGAAGAGCCTAATTTTTCGTAGGTCTTGGGAGAGGGAAAGTGTGCAGGTCGGTGTGAACCGCAGTTATTTTTCGGAAGTTGGGAGATGGGGAGAACCCAAACTTAGATTGCTCCCTATCTTCCTATCCCCACTCCCTATCTCCCAACAAAAAAACGAAGGGCAGATAGCATCTTCTATCCCACCCTTCACTTTTACTCAAATTCCAATTGGCTTTAACGTTGAACGTTCACAGCAAACGTCAACACATCTTGTTCGCCTAAACGAACTTCTAACGGATAGACGCGATCGACAGCGAACTCCCGAATCTCCAGATTCAGCCGACCCGCTCCGTCGCGATCGACTAAAGACCGAGACTCCTCGCCTTGGAACTGAAGACTGCCGCCACAAGGAAGCTCTGCCTCAATTCGTAAGCAATCTGTCTTATATTCCATCCGTAGGGTAAATGCTCCAAGCTCAGTCAGCCATTCCCGCTCAATCCGAGGTTGCTGGGTCGAAATCTTCAACGTCAATGTACTCAGAATCTCGCGGGCTGCTAGTAGCGATAACGCCATTTGCTGCGTGTCGATCGCACCCTCAAAAGACTTCGGCAACTCCTCTCCAAGCTCAGTCGCGAGGTCTTGCAGCTTGGCAACAGAAGACCGAGCTGGAGAAACCATCACATACCCTGCAACATTGTTGAGCAGTTGAGACTGCCCCGGAAACAGGGTGTCCACTGCCTGAACCAGTTTTGCTCCTTCTCGCAGCGAAGAAAATAACGCCGATTGACACCGTGCCAGAAGTTCGGTCATCACCGCTTCAGGCAAAGGGATCGGCAAATTCATATGACGAATTTGACTTAACCAAACAGATGCTGCGGCTAAAACAGGTTGCGCTTCGATCGTTGACTCAGCATCATAATGAACCGCTTCTTTTTCCCAAGGAAAAACGGGCGGCTTTTGCTCAGCCTCCATCAGAAGACGACGTTTTAGCAGCGCATGAAAACGATCTTGCACAGCAGGTATCTCTCCCGGTTGGTGTGATAAGTCCTCAGACGAGGACGAGTGTGAGGTGGAACGATCCTCACGGATAGCATCACGATGTTGATCGAACTGTTCAAAAGTGACCCTCGGATCGGATGGATTGACCAATCCTAGGTTTTGTAACAGTTTTAATAGAACTCTAGTTCTGCTTTCTAAGTCGTGATCCATTGTGATAACACCCTATTCATCAGCCGAGAGCGTTCCTCCGGAATCTTGGTCATTACGAATTTCCCAAGCTTGCTCAAGGAGTTTAAACCATTGTTTCTGAACTTGATTCACCGTGCAACCTAACCGTTGAGCGATCGTGCTCTCGGGTAATTTTTGTTGCTTGAGATGAAGCAGTTCAGCTTGAGAGTTCGTTGCCCGTTGATGTAACAGTTTCCACTGTCGATTGGAGAGTCCCAGATTACGCTCTAAATCGGCTTCTAGCCATTGATGCACCAGCTCCCAATGGTGAGAGAACGAAAATCGAATCAAATGATATTTGAATCGCTGCTGTAAGTAATCCCGTTGACGCGGGGTTAAGCCCAAAATTGCTTCAATTTCATTGGCCGGTAAATCTTGAAGTCTTAACGTAAAGTAGTCGATACAGTCATGCTGCTTCCGTTCTTCGAGATAAGCAATCAATTCTTTGACAACCGATTGCCGCAACGTATCTTCAGCTAATTCGGGTTCTTGCGCGACCATTTGCTCGCGGACTTGCTGAATTGAGGCCATATTCCAAGGATTCTCAGATTCTGACATCGACCCTTCTGCGGCTTGCTCCAAATCCACGAGAGTTTCGATGGGCTGCTGCTGAGAAAAGGTCTGTGCGCGCAAAATGATCAGCTGTTGGTTCCGGTGTCCGGGTAGGGGAATACGACGCTTGCCATAACGCTCGGTGAACGCCATGTATTCCGCAAGCTCTAGCGTGGTTTTGGGCGTGTATTCGGCTCCCAACTGCGACTCTCTCCGGAAGGCGTTCAGCGCTTCCATGTAAAAGCCTTGTAAGAAGTCTTCGATCAAAACGAGTCGGGCTTGGTAGCTCGATTGAGTTTGGGGTGGCGTGATGTAGCGGTAAATCACAGCACTCAAATTGCTGTGAAGCTCAGCGCGACCACGACGCGACCCTAATTTGTAATAGGACAGACATTGTTGAAGGCGATGCTTGGCAAGAGTCGTTGCCCAGGTTTGAATTTCGCCGGAAGCTTGAATCCGTTTGCTCTCGGAGCAAATTCGGACGACTTCTTGGGTGAGTCGATCGGCGACTTCTTGACAATTGCGCTCAGAGGCATGGGTTGCTTGTTTCAGTTCGCCTAGTAATAGCTGAAGAATCGCATCCACGCTCTGGCAGATTTCCCCCACGGTTTCTAGTGTCGTGCAAATCAATGGCTTTCTCTCATTGGTTTGATGGAACTTTTTTGTGATGCCTAGATCACAATAGTGGTAGAAATCCCTGATTATTTGCGGACGGTACGTATGACTCTAGATCAACAACTTCAAGCGCTGATTAATGACGCACCCAAGGACGGCTCTACTCCTCAGCTTATTGAGTCTATCGCTCCGGTTTTAAGCGCGATCGCGCAACGGTTACGACATCTTCAATATTATGTAGTGCAGACGCTCAATCAAGATTGGGTGATGTTAACCCTGAATCATCGTACCCAAGGCGAGACAGAGAAAAACGTGGTTTATGCGTTTCCCAGTCTCAAAGACGTGGCTTCTAGTCCTTATGATCTGAGTGATCCGAATTTAATTGCTTTACCTGTCCCTGTGACGCATATCCTGTTTCAAATGCTGGCAATGGATAAGGATTACAGCACTATTTTTTTTGAAACACCCGGAAATGCGACGATCGGAACTGAGGTTCAGCGATCGGAGCTAGAAAGTTTGATTCATGAATATTGGCAATCCCAGGCAGATGCGGTGTCTGATGCCAATATTCCCAGTGATATCGCCTGATTGTGTGAGATGCATGTTAGAACTGTAAATCAAAATCTTGGTAGAAGTATTTGGATTTGCAGTTCTGACCTTTCCATTTTTCCATAGAGAAAAAACTTTGAAAAGTCAACCGTTTGAATACGCTATTTTTCTGAACTCATTCCAGATTGCCCTCGCTTGCACAGATAGACAAGTTTGAGGGAAAGATTCAAACACAATCCTTAAAGTTTGAATGGGTCGTTTCATCAAAGCTTTATATGAAGAATCCGGTTAAGAAGAGACCAATGTGTATATCTACAAGGATTTCAGCAGCTGTTTAGAGAAATCG is part of the Leptolyngbya boryana PCC 6306 genome and harbors:
- the hetZ gene encoding heterocyst differentiation protein HetZ → MDAILQLLLGELKQATHASERNCQEVADRLTQEVVRICSESKRIQASGEIQTWATTLAKHRLQQCLSYYKLGSRRGRAELHSNLSAVIYRYITPPQTQSSYQARLVLIEDFLQGFYMEALNAFRRESQLGAEYTPKTTLELAEYMAFTERYGKRRIPLPGHRNQQLIILRAQTFSQQQPIETLVDLEQAAEGSMSESENPWNMASIQQVREQMVAQEPELAEDTLRQSVVKELIAYLEERKQHDCIDYFTLRLQDLPANEIEAILGLTPRQRDYLQQRFKYHLIRFSFSHHWELVHQWLEADLERNLGLSNRQWKLLHQRATNSQAELLHLKQQKLPESTIAQRLGCTVNQVQKQWFKLLEQAWEIRNDQDSGGTLSADE